CATCTTTGATATTCATATTTTTTCCTCCACATCATTATTCTGGAACAAAAACATATTATCTCTATGAATTACTTCTTCATATTGCCAATCTAATAATGTTTTCCTAATCTCTGTTGATTTTTTACCAGCTACTTTATTAAGTTCTTCTTTATCTAAATTAATAATACCTCTACCTAATTCTAAACCATCGGGTGTTATTATAGAAACACAATCACCTCTTTTGAAATTTCCTTCAGCATATTTTACGCCAACAGGTAAAAGACTACATCCTCTTTTAAGAAGTGCCTGAACAGCACCTTCATCAATTACAATTTTCCCTTTGATTGTTCTTCCGAAGGCTATCCATGATTTTCTTTGTGAAATTTTATTTTGAGGAGGAAGAAATCGTGTGTAAATTCCCTTGTTATCAATTATGTCTCTTAATATATTTCGTGTATTTCCATTGGCAATTATGGAAGGAATTCCTGCATGCCAAGCAATTTTGACTGCTTCTAATTTTGTAAGCATACCCCCTACGGAGGTATTGCTTGTTGTATCATGAGCCCAGGAGAATATTTCAGGAGAGAGGCTGTTTACAGAAGCAATAAACTTTGCATCGGGGTTTTTTTGCGGATTATCGGTATATAAACCATCTACATTTGTCAGCAAAATAAGTAAACTTGCGTTTACACGAACGGCTATTCGTGCTGATAAGGTATCATTATCCCCAAAACGGAGTTCTTCAATAGCAGTAGTATCGTTTTCATTGATAATAGGAATGATATTTTTTAGTGCAAGTAGTTCCCGTAAGGTGTTTAAGACATTAATATAAGATGTGCGATTATCTAAATCTGCACGGGTTATTAAAATTTGAGATGGAATAAATTGTTTTTTGCTGTGTAGTTGAAATAGTTTCGTATATCTTTTCATCAGTTCAACCTGGCCGATGGAAGCTAAAGCTTGTTTTTCAGATAACCGTTCTGGTTTTTTTTCTTTTCCGACCAAAGACATGCCACAACCAACTGCACCTGAACTTACGATTATGAAGTTAGCATTATATTGCTTTTTTATTTCACAAATTTGCTTGACTATCTGAGAAATGGGTTTTATTTTTCTTTTAGAATTGATTAAATCAGTGCCTATTTTAATAACAATAATTTTTTTATTCATGTTTTTTCATATTCCTGTATTCAGAAGTATCTTTTGAAATAATATCACCTGAATAAGTAAATTCATAATCGCCAATATATATTAAATCCCCATCTTTTGCTTTTGCTCTTTTTAAGGCACGAAATAATCCTATATGAGTAAGTACTCTTTGTAAATATTGGACTGCTTCTTCATTTTCAAAATCGGTCATTTGCAACACACGAAATACTCTTTTACCCTCGATACGAAAGCCATCCGCTTCTTTATATATCTTAAATGGTGCTTCATATACATATCTTGTTTCAATAGGAACAGGTTCGTCTTTTTCATTATTTCGGGCTTCTTCTACGATATGAAAAATAGCATCCAGTAATGTTTTAACGCCTTTTCCTGTAACCGCTGAAATACCAAATATGGGAACTTTCCATTTTTTATTTTTTATTTTTTTAATAAAACGATTATTATTTTCGGTAATATCCAATTTGTTAAACACATATATTTTTGGTTTTTCATTAAAAACAGGGCTATATGCTTCTAATTCATGTTCAAGAATTTCAATAGTATTTTCAGGTTCAGGGTCTCCTGTATCAATCAGGAAAAGTAAGACGCGGGTCCTTTCGATATGTTTTAAAAAATCATGTCCTAACCCTTTTCCTTCTGAAGCCCCTTCAATAATGCCCGGAATGTCGGCGACAGTAATAGTTCTGTATCCGGGTAAAGATACGACACCGAGATTTGGTGTAAGAGTGGTAAAAGGATAATCGGCTATTTTAGGTTTTGCTGAGGTTATGCTGGATAATAAGGTCGATTTCCCCGCATTAGGTAGTCCAACAAAACCAACATCGGCTATAAGTTTTAATTCCAGAAGGAATTCCTTTTCTTCTCCTTTTTCTCCTTTTTCAGCAAAACGGGGTGTTTGATATGTAGAACTTACAAATCGTGCGTTTCCTTTTCCTCCTTTTCCACCTTTTACTGCTAAAAATTGTTGTCCATTTTCTTTCAAGTCTGCGAGTATTTCACCGCTTTCCCAGTCACGAATAATTGTCCCACAGGGCACAGATATTATCAGGTCTTTACCATTTTTCCCATGTCTATTATTTCCACTTCCATGCATTCCTTTTGGTGCAATCCAATGAGCATGGTATTTAAGGTCAATTAGTGTATGTAATTTTGTAGTAGCCTGAAAATAAATACTTCCTCCATTCCCACCATCACCTCCGTCAGGACCTCCTTTGGGAATATATTTTTCTCTTCGGAAACTTATACACCCGTTTCCTCCATCTCCGGCGGTTAACTTTACGCGGACTTCGTCAATAAATAATCTATTTTTGCCTTGTTGTTTCATATAGGATAAACGAGTATAAGATAAAAACTGGCACGATATTATACCGTGCCAGTTTTTGTTTAATTATATTAAATATTAATTTTGATTTTCCGCATTTATGGGAATCACATCAACACATTTTTTACCACCCGTAGTATAACGGAATTTGACAAATCCATCTACCATAGCAAAAATGGTATGGTCTCTTCCCAAGCCAACATTTTTACCGGGCTTTATTTTTGTTCCGCGTTGACGGATTAGGATATTTCCAGATAGGACTTGTTCTCCTTCATATTTTTTAACACCCAACATTTTCGGATTGCTATCTCTTCCGTTTCGGGCGCTTCCACCACTTTTTTTATGTGCCATTGTTTATTCCTCCTTATATGAAAACTATTTTTTTATTTCTTTAACCAAAATTTCTGTAAATAACTGTCTATGTCCATAGGTGCGATGATAGTTCTTTCTTCTTTTATATTTAAAAACGCGTATCTTTTTTGATTTCCCATGAGTTAATACTTGAACGGTAACAGAGGAAGATTTTAATTTGTCGGGTTCTACAATCAATTGATTACCATCAGATAAAAGATGAACCTTATTAATTTCAATCAAATCACCTTCTTTTGCGTTTAATTTTTCAACGCGAATTTTGTCATTGGGCTGAACTCTATATTGTTTTCCACCACAACTAATGATAGCGTACATTTTCCTTAAATCCTTTCTTTAACCTTTTTATTTTGGGCAATATTATATCATAAATTATTTTCGTTTTTCGACTTTCTCTCCGGGCAGTAAAGGCAATGCGTAACATAATCTTCTGCCATGGCTCTTAATTCTGCAATAGCGGAAAGAGAAGCGAGATAACTCGTTTTTATGTTTCTTGGAGATGGAAGATTGATTGTTGTTGTATGTAATCTACCAAAGGCGCCTTCAGCATAAATTTCGTGCATATTTTCTTTAATATTGGGGTCTGCAATAATACGAACAATCGTATCCTTAGGACCTATTCCATATAAACTCAATGCACATGCAACATTAATATTCGCGGGGAATGCCTTTGCTGCTTCAAAAGCGTTCCCTTCAAAAACAATTACAGGTTCTTTAATATCTGTTAAATCCATATTTTTTTCTATGAGATAGGGTGCACCTTTAAGTGCTTGCGGAGATTTCCTTGTAGTTAACATGACACGATGCAATCCCGCTTCCATAGCACTGCGAATACCATCAAGACCACAAACGGCACCGGAGGGAATTTTAATCCGAATAAAGTTTTTTTTGGCTTCATCAATGAGATTTAGGTTATACAATAAACCACTTAAACTCATGATAAGGCAATCTTTTTTATGTTTAATACAGGACTTTATTATAGGTTCAACAGCAGTAGATGTGGCTGATTCAATAACAAAATCAGATAGAGAAACGGCTTTATCTAAATCACATATCTCTGCATCCAAATGGAATGTTCGTTTTAATAATTGGGCTTTTGCTTCATCTATATCATGAAGGGCAACGATTTCTGCCGGAATATCTCCTTTTTGTAATGCAATACAAATATCTGCACCAATATTCCCACAACCTATAATGGCAACTTTATATTTAGACATGATTTAAAATCCAAATTAATAATTTATTTACAAATGGGGAAATAAATAAGAAAACACATAGAAAATAGATAACCAATATGATTATAACAGGTATAAATATAAATACTCAACATTGCATATAATATAAAAGTAGTTTTTCAGGATATATGTTTTATTTTGTTAAAATATATTTTAATCAAAGAAAGGATTGTTTATGAAAAGTCATACAGAATATTTATATTTTTGCACACAAAAACATCGAGAGTATATAAATATTACAGAGAAAGTGGAAGAAATAGTCAAAAAAAGTCAGGTTCAGGAAGGCATGGTTCTTGTATCTGCAATGCATATTACAGCAGGGGTATATGTAAACGATGCAGAAGATGGATTGATAGAAGATATTGATGAATGGCTTGAAAAGTTGGCTCCATTTAAGAAAGATTACAGACATCACGCAACCGGAGAAACCAATGGAGATGCACATTTAAAAAGTTTATTGGTTCACCATGAAGTGATTGTCCCTATAACCAGAGGGAAATTGGATTTGGGTCCCTGGCAACAAATCTTTTATGCGGAATTTGATGGTCAAAGAAGGAAACGGTTAATCATAAAGGTTTTAGGGGAGTAAAAGAATGGTATCTAATAAAAAAACCTTTCATGATTTTCAGTATTTAATGCCAACAAAAATTATTTTTAAGATAGGAGGAATATCTGAATTAAATTCGTTATCAATTCAACTTGGAACAAAACCCTTTATTGTTATAGGAAAACAAAGTTCTAAAAGAAACGGAGCCTTAGAAAAATTAAAGAATGCTTTTCCTAATGCAATCGTTTTTGATGAAGTTGAGGAAAACCCAACGATAGATACATGTAATAATGCAGTAGAAGTATGCAAGAAGAACCAATGTGATTGGATTATTGGAGTAGGAGGAGGTAGCCCTTTAGATGTCTCAAAAGTTGTTGCGGGTCTTGCTACAAATACAGGGAATTGTGAGCAATACTTTGGTAGAGATTTATTCAAAAATACGCCGTTACCAATTCTCGCTATACCGACTACTGCTGGAACAGGGAGTGAAGTAACTCCTTATGCAGTAATAACGAATACAAAGAATAATACAAAACAAACAGTTGCTGATTATCGAATTTTTCCTACAATTGCTTTATTAGACCCGATTTTAACAAAAACACTTCCTATCCCTATTACCCTTTCTACAGGATTGGATGCCTTGAGCCAATCTATGGAAGGAATGGTTTCAAAAAGAGCCACACCGATTACGGATTATCTTGCAGTTGAGTCCTGTAAATTAATTTTTCAGTGGTTGCCCCGAGTATTAAATAATCTTGAAGATATTGAAGGAAGGTATTGGCTTTTATATGCATCTTTATTATCCGGGATTGTTATTGCCCAGACAGGCACTACTTTAGTACATGCTTTAGGGTATTTTTATACACTAAATTATAAAGTTCCACACGGAATAGCGAATGCTTTGTTTCTAATACCCATGTTCAAAAGAAACATTTCCTTTTTCCCGGAAAAATTAAAGTTTATTGTTGAGTTTTTTCATGAGAAATATTCCAATCAACAACTGGATTTATCTATAGAAAAAGCATTGAATCGGTTTTTCAAGGAAATAAAATTTGAAAAAAGTGCATCGAAATGGGGAGTTTCTGATAATCAATTTGATATGTTTGCAAAACAGTTATATGCGGATTCTTATCGTTTCCGAAACCAATATGGAGAATTTTCTGTTGAAGAAATATACCGTATATTTAAAGAATCCTTTTAATTTCAATTAAAAAAATATCATGAAATTAACATCTAAAATAATCGTTATCTT
This sequence is a window from Candidatus Hydrogenedens sp.. Protein-coding genes within it:
- the rpmA gene encoding 50S ribosomal protein L27, giving the protein MAHKKSGGSARNGRDSNPKMLGVKKYEGEQVLSGNILIRQRGTKIKPGKNVGLGRDHTIFAMVDGFVKFRYTTGGKKCVDVIPINAENQN
- the proB gene encoding glutamate 5-kinase, translating into MNKKIIVIKIGTDLINSKRKIKPISQIVKQICEIKKQYNANFIIVSSGAVGCGMSLVGKEKKPERLSEKQALASIGQVELMKRYTKLFQLHSKKQFIPSQILITRADLDNRTSYINVLNTLRELLALKNIIPIINENDTTAIEELRFGDNDTLSARIAVRVNASLLILLTNVDGLYTDNPQKNPDAKFIASVNSLSPEIFSWAHDTTSNTSVGGMLTKLEAVKIAWHAGIPSIIANGNTRNILRDIIDNKGIYTRFLPPQNKISQRKSWIAFGRTIKGKIVIDEGAVQALLKRGCSLLPVGVKYAEGNFKRGDCVSIITPDGLELGRGIINLDKEELNKVAGKKSTEIRKTLLDWQYEEVIHRDNMFLFQNNDVEEKI
- the rplU gene encoding 50S ribosomal protein L21, producing the protein MYAIISCGGKQYRVQPNDKIRVEKLNAKEGDLIEINKVHLLSDGNQLIVEPDKLKSSSVTVQVLTHGKSKKIRVFKYKRRKNYHRTYGHRQLFTEILVKEIKK
- a CDS encoding aspartate dehydrogenase, which translates into the protein MSKYKVAIIGCGNIGADICIALQKGDIPAEIVALHDIDEAKAQLLKRTFHLDAEICDLDKAVSLSDFVIESATSTAVEPIIKSCIKHKKDCLIMSLSGLLYNLNLIDEAKKNFIRIKIPSGAVCGLDGIRSAMEAGLHRVMLTTRKSPQALKGAPYLIEKNMDLTDIKEPVIVFEGNAFEAAKAFPANINVACALSLYGIGPKDTIVRIIADPNIKENMHEIYAEGAFGRLHTTTINLPSPRNIKTSYLASLSAIAELRAMAEDYVTHCLYCPERKSKNENNL
- the obgE gene encoding GTPase ObgE, whose amino-acid sequence is MKQQGKNRLFIDEVRVKLTAGDGGNGCISFRREKYIPKGGPDGGDGGNGGSIYFQATTKLHTLIDLKYHAHWIAPKGMHGSGNNRHGKNGKDLIISVPCGTIIRDWESGEILADLKENGQQFLAVKGGKGGKGNARFVSSTYQTPRFAEKGEKGEEKEFLLELKLIADVGFVGLPNAGKSTLLSSITSAKPKIADYPFTTLTPNLGVVSLPGYRTITVADIPGIIEGASEGKGLGHDFLKHIERTRVLLFLIDTGDPEPENTIEILEHELEAYSPVFNEKPKIYVFNKLDITENNNRFIKKIKNKKWKVPIFGISAVTGKGVKTLLDAIFHIVEEARNNEKDEPVPIETRYVYEAPFKIYKEADGFRIEGKRVFRVLQMTDFENEEAVQYLQRVLTHIGLFRALKRAKAKDGDLIYIGDYEFTYSGDIISKDTSEYRNMKKHE
- a CDS encoding iron-containing alcohol dehydrogenase: MVSNKKTFHDFQYLMPTKIIFKIGGISELNSLSIQLGTKPFIVIGKQSSKRNGALEKLKNAFPNAIVFDEVEENPTIDTCNNAVEVCKKNQCDWIIGVGGGSPLDVSKVVAGLATNTGNCEQYFGRDLFKNTPLPILAIPTTAGTGSEVTPYAVITNTKNNTKQTVADYRIFPTIALLDPILTKTLPIPITLSTGLDALSQSMEGMVSKRATPITDYLAVESCKLIFQWLPRVLNNLEDIEGRYWLLYASLLSGIVIAQTGTTLVHALGYFYTLNYKVPHGIANALFLIPMFKRNISFFPEKLKFIVEFFHEKYSNQQLDLSIEKALNRFFKEIKFEKSASKWGVSDNQFDMFAKQLYADSYRFRNQYGEFSVEEIYRIFKESF
- a CDS encoding secondary thiamine-phosphate synthase enzyme YjbQ, whose protein sequence is MKSHTEYLYFCTQKHREYINITEKVEEIVKKSQVQEGMVLVSAMHITAGVYVNDAEDGLIEDIDEWLEKLAPFKKDYRHHATGETNGDAHLKSLLVHHEVIVPITRGKLDLGPWQQIFYAEFDGQRRKRLIIKVLGE